DNA from Micromonospora nigra:
CGGCGGTGGCCGAGGCCGCCGCGACCGGCCCGGCGAAGGTGCCGAACCGCGGCTGACCCGCAGGTGACCCACGACACGCTGGCGCACGGCCCGTGGGATTCCTACGGTCAGGGGCGCAACTGTTAGTTAACTAACCTGTTGGAGGACCCGTGCGGGGCCTGCGCCGCTGGCTGGACGACACCGCCGGAGGGCTGCCCGCCACCTTCTGGTACCTCTGGGCCGGCCTCCTGATCAACCGTGCCGGTGCGTTCGCGATGCTCTTCCTGTCGCTCTACCTGACCGCCGCCCGCGGCGCCAGCGAGTCGGTGGCCGGCATCGTGGTCGGGGCGTACGGGGCCGGCGGCGCGGCCGGGGTGCTGCTCGGCGGCGTCCTGGCCGACCGGTGGGGCCGACGCGCCACCCTGGTCGCGGCACACCTGGTCACCGGTGCCCTGATGGTGGGGCTGGCGTTCAGCCGGCACCTGGCGGCGATCGCCGTGCTCGCCGCGCTGGTCGGGGTCGCGCACTCGATGCCGAGCCCCGCCTTCGTCGCCGCGATCGTCGACGTGGTGCCCGAGCACCGCCGGTCCCGCGCCTTCAACCTCCAGTTCTGGGCCTTCAACCTCGGCATGGCCGTGGCCTCCCTGCTGGCCGGGGTGCTGGCCGAGGCGAGTTACGTCGCGCTGTTCCTGGTCGACGCCGCCGCCACCCTCGCCACCGCCGCGTTGATCGCCTGGAAGGTCCCCGAGACCCTGCCCCGCCGCCGGCCCTCCGCCAGCACGCCCCGTCCCGCCCCACCGCCGGGTGGGGCGACCGGGCGGACGCGCCGACCGGGGCTGGGCACGGCACTGACCGACCGGATCTTCCTGACCTTCGTCGGGCTGACCTTCGTGTTGGCCGTGCTGACCATGCAGACCTCCACGATCATGCCGCTGGCGATGCGCGCCGACGGGCTGCGACCCTCGGCGTACGGGGCGGTGGTGGCCCTCGGCGGGGTGCTCATCGTCGCCGGGCAACTGTTCGTGCCCCGGCTGATCGACCGGCACCGCAAGGACCGCGTGCTGGCCACGTCCACCGCGCTGCTGGCGCTCGGCTTCGGCGCGCTGGCGGTGGCCGACGACCTCGCCGTCTACCTCGGCGCCTGCGTGGTCTGGACGGTCGGCTCGATGCTGGCGGCACCGCCGAACGCCCAGATCAACGCCGACCTGGCCCCACCGGCACTGCGCGCCCGCTACCAGTCCGTCTTCTATCTCGCGTTCCCGGCGGCGTCGTTCGTCGCGCCCACCCTGGGCGGGTTCAGTCTGCAGCACCTCGGCGACCGGCACTGGCTGATCGTCGGCGCGGCGGGACTGCTGGCCGCCGGCGGCCACCTGCTCGCCGGGCCGGCCCGCGAACGCCGGGTCGCCGCGCTGCGTCTGCGGGACGTCGAGCGGCGGGAGGCGACCCCGGCGGGCCGGTCGTGACCGTCCCGGCCGCAGGAACGCCCGCCACGACCGATCGTGGCGGGCGTCCGCGCGTACGACCGGCGGCGGCGGGCGGCACTCACCCCCGTAAGCGTCGCCCGCTCACGCCGCCGGTCCAAACAGGTGGGCACCGTCCCCCAACGGTGTGGTCCACCCGTCCCCCGACACCTCGCTCGGTGCACGGATCTGATCGATCCACCGCTCCCCCGAACGGTTCCGAGCGTGGCGCGGTTCAATAAAGCTAGTTCGACCTGGTATTCCGGTTCAACCTCAGCGCCTGTCTCGCCCGTCACAGCACGTGTCCTGCGGCACTCCGGGCCCATGGCGCCCGGTCACGGTGGCGCACACAGCGTCTACCCGTCGACCGTCCCCCTAAACGTTCAGCCGTCCTCCCGAGCGGGTGACTCGGTCCGGAAGAAGTTGCTCTGCCGGCCGTCGCGCAACTGCTCCTGGTAGATCAGGTTGAGCCCACGCTCGTCGAACGTACGGAACCACTCGTCCCAACTGATCGCACGGATCCGACCGCCCTCGCGGTAACCCGGCATGTCGAAGGTCAGCACCCCGGCACGATCCGGGCGCTCGGTGCCGCTGATCGTCGCCGGCATGGCACCGCGTTCCCGCGCCCAGCGGCGGATCACGTCGTGGTTGGTGGTGACGAGACTGCGACCCGGCCGCTCCGGCCGGTCGGCGAGCGAGCTGATCACCTGCGAGGACCGTACCGAACGCGAGGTGGCCGGCCCCGTACGGACGCCACTGCCCTTTCCCGCCGCCTCTCGTGCTCC
Protein-coding regions in this window:
- a CDS encoding MFS transporter — translated: MRGLRRWLDDTAGGLPATFWYLWAGLLINRAGAFAMLFLSLYLTAARGASESVAGIVVGAYGAGGAAGVLLGGVLADRWGRRATLVAAHLVTGALMVGLAFSRHLAAIAVLAALVGVAHSMPSPAFVAAIVDVVPEHRRSRAFNLQFWAFNLGMAVASLLAGVLAEASYVALFLVDAAATLATAALIAWKVPETLPRRRPSASTPRPAPPPGGATGRTRRPGLGTALTDRIFLTFVGLTFVLAVLTMQTSTIMPLAMRADGLRPSAYGAVVALGGVLIVAGQLFVPRLIDRHRKDRVLATSTALLALGFGALAVADDLAVYLGACVVWTVGSMLAAPPNAQINADLAPPALRARYQSVFYLAFPAASFVAPTLGGFSLQHLGDRHWLIVGAAGLLAAGGHLLAGPARERRVAALRLRDVERREATPAGRS